ACCCCATTTCCCCTCtattcttcttctgggactcttccTATAATACAGATGTTACTATGTTTTATGAAGTGGCTGAGTTCCCTGAGTCTACCTTCATGacccaatatttttctttttctcttgtttttagcttcattattttccttaattttatcttctctatcacttattcatttgtcttcttccttccttgtgGTCATTATTTTCAGTCCATTTTGCATCTCAGTTTTAGCAGTTtgtatttcagcctgactagtttttaagtcttttatctctgtggtaagttACTCCCTTGTGTCTCCTATACTTTTCTCAAGCCCTGCtggtatccttatgattgttgttttatattctgaatcaggcatattgcttatatctgttgtGGTTAGATCCTTGGTTGTGACCCTTTCTTGTTACTTCCTTTGGGATGAATacttccatcttggcattttgtctaggtctctatattcttctctgtgttaggaaagcctgctgtgtttcctgcttctgagagtaatggctttattcAGAAGATGTCATATAGTATCCAAGGACTGGTTCTTCAGTATGTGTCTCTGGTGTATGCTGTTTGCACTTTGCTGCTGTGTTTCCCTCAGGTCGGTCCTCTGGGAGTTTCTCCTTACCTGAAATGAGGATTATCTGGACCTTTTCCAGAaagtggcaagttttaactaggagTGCTTttgtctgcttgttaaaagaggctTGGTGCTtattcccctagagctgaagccTTTTGGCAGTCTGTGGTCAGTGGACTtggtgcatggggtggggggtgctgttcttctggggaaggggcccaTTGCTCTGGTTCTCAGGCACACTTGCCCTAGAAAAGAAGCACCTGCAGAGCTCTGTGAGGTGGGGTTGGTCTAAGCATCTCAGGCCTTCACTGTGGGCAATGTGTTGCTCACTGAAGTCAGTCCATGCTGATGGGTGGGGGAGAACAATGgtgccagctctctctctctcgtccccAGACAAGGGAGTTCACATTTGCCACTGTCTGGGAAGCCCTCCTAGAAGAGCAAACAATCTCCCCTTGTGTGTTCCAGGCCTCCCTCATATCTCTCCTCTcactctttctgtgtctctgtgtccaccCAGCTGTGCAGTGCACCTGTGTTTTATCCCAGGCAGGCCAGCTGAGTTTCAAAACTCCAGACTTTAGGAAATTGGCATGGTATGGTCCTGCAGTAAACCCCTGGGGGTGGATCTCACCTCACTGGGGTTGGTGCTGGTTTGTCTCAGAAGGTCAGTAGCATCAACATGCAGGAGCTTGGAGTTTAGATTAAAGTGCAACAAAAGCCTATATCCAggttagctgccctcagcaggtgtGTCTGCCACCTATACTAAGGGGCGGGGGATACAATGTTACCCACTGActcttttgtcccctgagagACAGTATCAGCTCTCCcagatgcactccaagaagggtGATCCATCTTTTCCTGTGCATCCCAGGGTATCCTCAAATTGCAGTGTCTGCTCCCAGGCCTTTGCCCTCCTTCTCCAGAGGAACACTGCAGCGCCCACTGAGTTCCACACCAGCCACAGTGCAGACTTCTATAATTCCAGTCTTTTTGCTCCGCTGGTTGTAAAAACTCTTGataatcagcccctctcattttcccagtcaatggcttcggggaagtgttttccttgtgtgatccctgtgtgcctctctctctctctctctctctctctctctctctctctctccctccctccatccctctctccctccctccccacctctccatgatcagggatccctcccctcccctcttttttcccccaaatcacatctccacacctcctaccttccatgatatgacctcttctctccttctggtttgcagtttgttctgtcagacCTCAGATTTATTTCTTGGGTGTTATATCacaataatttgatatttatctagctgtctGTCAGTCCTCAGATCTATTTCTTGGGTGTTATATCacaataatttgatatttgtctaGCTGTCTTGAGGGACAGGTAAGCATAGGGTCCTCCCATTACTCCATCCTCTATGCTCCCTCTaccaatatttaaatttcttcttattttttaatgtttatttatttttgagagacacagggaggcagagcatgagcaggggaggggcagagagagagggagacacagaatcagaagcaggctccaggctctgacctgttagcacagagcctgatgcggggctggaactcacaaaccatgagatcatgacctcagctgaagtcagatgcttaaccgactgagccaaccaggcacccaccaatatttaaatttctaatgaTGCTCTGATAATTAGTATTTACTTAGTGAATGAATGGTGAATGTATGAATTGATTATTATTTAGGATTAACTATCATAgactcagttattttttttctgtgtacatTAATAGtacattaagtattttattttcttttgctaataaacTAATATGACTAATGTTCTGTTGACCACATAGCATGGTGGTCAAAATTTATATCATcttgcttaaaatattaaaaactagaTAGAATATATTCTGAGTATAATAAGAAAACAGagcccatgttttgtttttcatataactTCTGCCCCCAATAGGGACACCCACTGATGAATTTCACTTCAGTTTGAATTTCAAAAGTGGAGGTGGAAGAAAAGTAGCTTCAGTtttttgggggaggagagaatgatgGGATACCAGATTCTGATTTAGGGCATTGTCATTCTTTTTGGTTAGATTAAATAAGTCTTgcttggattattttctttcagtctgtaaATTGTGGGGATGATGTTTGAAGTCCTTATGAGTTATAGtattctgaacattttctttagattttataGTAAACTTTCTACTGAGGTTAGtatcttttgtatatatttttctattcctttttacatattttgctattcataataaatgtatgtattgtTTTCCTCCTAGGCAagagtatattttttattgttttttttttttcatttggaaactTCAGGACTCCATTAGCCTCCACTCCCATTAGCCTGCATTGATGGGGGAGGGATTTCAATTGGTGTATTTATCAGAGAGAGTCTATGGTGCATACCTCTTATTTCCAGAGTTTAGGTTTCTCAAGTCATGTTTGACAATGGTTGTTGTAATGATCATGATTAACTAAAACATCTGACTTAGTATAAACCATCTCTTCCTATAAATGCTTTGGATAATGATTAGATTGAGGAGAAGACTAGATGTAGTTGAGTTTCACCTTTTCTGGACTCTTTGTTATTGGTGTCTTGATGCTTCACTTACATCTGGGTGCCCagaggcagaagaatgaaatgtgCATCTGTCCCCGGGACAGGGAGCTGTATTTGTGTTTGTGAggataaaagagaagagaaacctTACCTTGATGTAAAATTTATTGCCAATTTTATGCAATATAGGAGATCatgacaataaattcaaaaatagtAGTATCTAGTTCCAGTGGTGGCACAAAAGATGCAAATATTCTGACTCATCACCTACTATAACATTCTTTGTTCAGAACATGGAATGTGTTACAATATTATTGGAGAAATTTTGGCTCCAAAATCATGTTTCTTAGCTCCCTGGATAGGTTTGTCAGTggtcaattaaaataaaatctggaaagtCCATGATCTGAGtctgagacatttttaaaaaatgctcattttatcctaaagcaccCAAATGACTTTGTCATATAGTTTTGAATATAGTTCcaaatgctatttatttcttccattcattGTTTTCTAACCAAAGAGCTTAGTGATTGTGGAGCCTTACAAAAACCTTGcaccaaacaaaagaaatagagtaCAGTGCTACAGTTAAATAAAAGGACAGCTATATACCCCCCTACCAAAAGAAAAGATCATGTATCTTAATTCCATGTTGtatgtctcatttcttttttgggttCGTATTTGAgctagtttgttttctgttgattTCAAATTATTCAAAGTAATAATACCTTTGTTCTTGGACATATTCATAGAGTGGAGTGTTACCTTCTAAGTAAAAGGAACCTGATTCTGTTCTCTCCCTTTTATGGCAACCTCTGGCCTCAGAGTTTCTTGTATGCATGTTGTCCACATCCTGACTATATATACTGATGCTTCCTAACAAACTTGATGTGGgcccttgcttttgtttttccccactCCATATGGTTTTACTGCTTGATGAATGTCTATACCCATATTTTTTAGTTCCTGTAGGGTCTTGTCTGTTAAGAGAGTGACTAGAAATGAACCCTTGCCTCCTGCTTCTGCTATCACTTGACTGCTCATAGCTGTCACTTGATTGGTCATGGCTATATACTTGTCTTTCATTGGTGCTGAATCCATGTTGACCCTGGATGTCTACTGATTGTCTATTACTTGATCCTTGTCTTACTAAACTTATGCTGGATCTTATCTTCTCATGAGAAGATGTATCTCCCAAATGCTCCTGGCTGGATTCATGCATACTTATATTATTGAACTCCGACTGTCCATGAGTAGATCCTGATGATTCATGAATCTGTTTCCCCCAATCTTTGGAATTCCCTTTATTACCACTATGGGATCCCTGCCTAAGAGTTGAACCAGATTTTGAATGGCAATGAGCTGATATAGATTGTCCATGGCTGAATATAGAATGGTTGCTTGACTGCCACCTTCCAGATTGAACATGAGTGTCACTTGATGGTTCATGACTTACTACTGAATGCCCATGACTAGATCCCTGCCTTCTAGTTACACTGGATGCAGACTGATTATGGGAATCAACTGATTGTCCATGACTTGAACCTTGTCTTTCTGTTATTTCAGTTGCTTTTGATCCTGTATGGTCATAACCAGAAATTAATTGTCCATGTGTAGACACTTGATTGTTTGCAGCTCTCTCTGTTGACCTCAAAGGGCTAGAATTGTGGCTGCTTGTTCTGCTGCCCCCAGAGGGTCCATACCCAGACTGCCCATAATCATATTCAGCACTTCCATAACTGCCATGTTTCCATCCTTGACCTGATCCATGTCTTTGTCTTCCACTAAGCTGTGACTGAGAATGACTTACTCTAGATTGGTGATGACTGCTATGTGAATGCTTACTTATGCTATCACTGGTGTGTCTATGAGTATCATGCGACTGTGTATGGCTGGATCCACCTTGTTCTGTTGTGCCAATTCCTAACTGTCCACGAGAAGATGTGGTGTGCCCCTGAGCTGAACCTGAGAATGTAGATTTGTCTCCAACATGTCTATGGGAGGATGCCTGTACTCCTGATCTTCTGGAACTAGGTTGCTTATGAATTGAAGTCTTCCCTTGTTCAATTATGGAATGTTTAGAACTATCTCCTGACTCTTCAGTACTAGAACCATGTCTTCTGGTTGTATTACTAACTGTGTTTTGGGGGATAGAACCAAAATGCCTATGACTAGAAACTGAGTGTCCTTGTGACACACCTGAGTGCCTTTCAGTGTCGCTGGACTCACTCACACTAGATCCCTTTCTTCCAGTCCACCTGGATTCTGCGCTGGTGGCTTGTCCATGACCAGACTGGGCAGGTCCAGTGGTGTCTCCTGTCTGTGGGCGAGTAGTTCCCAGTCTACCTTCATGGGTAGATGTTGACTCTCTAAGTTGAGATCCAGCATGGCCATGAGGGGacgctgtgtgtgtctgtgggactCCTGAAGGCCTTTCACTGGACTCATTGATGCTGGATTCTCTTCTTCCAGTACTACTGGATTCTGACCTGGTGGCTTGTCCATGAGTGGACTGGGAATGTCTAGTGGTGTCTCTTGCCTGTCTGTGAGTAgttccctgtcttccttcccGGGTGGATCCCGACTCTCCATGTTGAGATCCAGCATGGCCATGAGGGGACCCTGCTTGTGTCTGTGGGACTCCTGAAGGCCTTCCCCTGTCCCTGGACTCACTGCTCCTAGATCCTGTTCTTCCCATCCTACTGGACTCTGTCCTGGTGGCCTGTGCATGACCAGACAGTGTATGTCTGCTGGTGTCTACTTGCTGTCCGTGAGTAGTTTCCTGTCTTCCTTCATGGGTGGATGCTGACTCTCCCTGTTGGAATCCAGGGTGGCCATGAGGGGACCCTGCCTGTGTCTGTGGGACTCCTGAGTGCCTTTCACTGTCACTGGACTCACTGACACTGGATTCTCTTCTTCCAGTCCTACTGGATTCTGACCTGGTAGCTTGTCCATGAGTGGCCTGGGTATGTCTAGTAGTGTCTCCCGCCTGTCTGTGAGTAGttgtctgtcttccttcctgGGTGGATCTCGACTCTCCATGTTGAGATCCAGCATGGCCATGAGGGGaccctgtctgtgtctgtggGACTCCTGAAAGCCTTCCCCTGTGACTGGACTCACTGCTGCTAGATCTCGTTTTTTGGGTCCTACTGGATTCTGTCCTGGTGGCCTGTCCATGGCCAGAATGGGCATGTCTAGTGGTGTCGTCTTGCTGTCTGTGAGTAGTTCCCTGTTTTCCTTCACGGGAGGATCCCAACTCTCCATGTTGAGATCCGGCATGGCCATGAGCGGATGCTGTGTTTGTCTGTGGGACTCCTGAGTGCGTTTCCGTGTCACTAGACTCACTGATGCTAGATCCCGTTCTTCGGGCCCTACTGGATTCTGTCCTGGTGGCCTGTCCATGACCAGACTGAGCATGTCTAGTGGAATCTTCTACCTGTCTGTGAGTTGTTCCCTGTCTCCCTTTCAGTGTGGATCTTGACTCTCCCTGTTGGAATCCAGGGTGGCCATGAGGGGACCCTGCCTGTGTCTGTGGGACTCCTGAGTGCCTTTCATTGTCACTGGACTCACTGACACTGGATTCTCTTCTCCCAGTCCTACTGGATTCTGACCTGGTGGCTTGTCCATGCCCAGACTGGGTATGTCTAGTGGTGTCTCCTGCCTGTCTGTGAGtagttctctgtcttccttcccgGGTGGATCCCAACTCTCCATGTTGAGATCCAGCCTGGCCATGAggggactctgtgtgtgtctgtgggagtcCTGAGTGCCTTTCCCTGTCACTCAATTCACTGGCACTGGATCTGCTTCTTTGGGTCCTGCTAGGTTCTGTCCTGGTGGCCTGTCCAAGACCAGAATGAGCTTGTCTAGTGGTGTCTCCTTGCTGTCTGTGAGTAGTTTCTGGTCTTCCTTCCCGGGTGGATCCCGACTCTCCATGTTGAGATCCAGCATGGCCATGAGGGGACCCTGCCTGTGACTGTGGGACTCCTGAAGGCCTTCCCCTGTCACTGGACTCACTGACACTGGATTCTCTTCTCCCAGTCCTGCTGGATTCTGACCTGGTGGCTTGTCCATGCCCAGACTGGGTATGTCTAGTGGTATCTCTTGCCTGTCTGTGAGTAGTACCCTGTCTTCCTTCCCGGGTGGATCCCAACTCTCCATGTTGAGATCCAGCCTGGCCATGAggggactctgtgtgtgtctgtgggactCCTGAGTGTCTTTCCCTGTCACTCGATTCACTGGCACTGGATCTGCTTCTTTGGGTCCTGCTAGATTCTGTCCTGGTGGCCTGTCCAAGACCAGAATGAGCTTGTCTAGTGGTGTCTCCTTGCTGTCTGTGAGTAGTTTCTGGTCTTCCTTCCCGGGTGGATCCCGACTCTCCATGTTGAGATCCAACATGGCCATGAGGGGACCCTGCTTGTGTCTGTGGGACTCCTGAAGGCCTTCCCCTGTCACTGGACTCACTGACACTGGATTCTCTTCTCCCAGTCCTACTGGATTCTGACCTGGTGGCTTGTCCATGCCCAGACTGGGTATGTCTAGTGGTGTCTCTTGCCTGTCTTTGAGTAgttccctgtcttccttcccGGGTGGATCCCGACTCTCCATGTTGAGATCCAGCATGGCCATGAGGGGATCCTGCCTGTGTCTGTGGGACTCCTGAAGGCCTTCCCCTGTCCCTGGACTCACTGCTCCTAGATCCTGTTCTTCCCGTCCTACTGGATTCTGTTCTGGTGGCCTGTGCATGACCAGACAGCGTATGTCTAGTGGTGTCTCTTTGCTGTCTGTGAGTAGTTCCCTGTCTTCCTTCACGGGAGGATCTCAACTCTTCATGCTCAGATCCAGCCTGGCCATGAGCAgatcctgtgtgtgtctgtgggactCCTGAGTGTGTTTCCGTGTCACTGGACTCACTGATGCTAGATCCCGTTCTTTGGGCCCTACTGGAGTCTGTCCTGGTGGCCTGTCCATGACCAGACTGGGCATGTCTAGTGGAGTCTccttgctgtctgtgagtttttccctgtctccctttcaGTGTGGATCCTGACTCTCCCTGTTGGAATCCAGGGTGGCCATGAGGGGACCCTGCCTGTGTCTGTGGGACTCCTGAGTGCCTTTCACTGTCACTGGACTCACTGACACTGGATTCTCTTCTCCCAGTCCTACTGGATTCTGACCTGGTGGCTTGTCCATGCCCAGACTGGGTATGTCTAGTGGTGTCTCCTGCCTGTCTGTGAGtagttctctgtcttccttcctgggTGGATCCCGACTCTCCATGTTGAAATCCAGCATGGCCATGAGGGGaccctgcctgtgtgtgtgggaCTCCTGAGTGCCTTTCACTGTCACTGGACTCACTGACACTGGATTCTCTTCTCCCAGTCCTACTGGATTCTGACCTGGTGGCATGTCCATGAGGGGACTGGGTATGTCTAGTTGTGTCTCCTGCCTGTCTCTGAGTAGTTTCTGGTCTTCCTTCCTGGGTGGATCCCGACTCTCCATGGTGAGATCCAGCATGGCCCTGAGGGGaccctgcctgtgtgtgtgggaCTCCTGAGTGCCTTTCACTGTCACTGGGCTCACTGACACTGGATTCTCTTCTCCCAGTCCTACTGGATTCTGACCTGGTGACTTGTGCGTCCCCAGACTGGGTATGTCTAGTGGTATCGTCTTGCTGTCTGTGAGTAGTTCCCTGTCTTCCTTCACGGGAGGATCTCAACTCTTCATGCTCAGATCCAGCCTGGCCATGAGCGgatcctgtgtgtgtctgtgggactCCTGAGTGCGTTTCCGTGTCACTGGACTCACTGATGCTAGATCCCGTTCTTCGGGCCCTACTGGAGTCTGTCCTGGTGGCCTGTCCATGACCAGACTGGGCATGTCTAGTGGAGTCTCCTTGCTGTCTGTGAGTTGTTCCCTGTCTCCCTTTCAGTGTGGATCCTGACTCTCCCTGTTGGAATCCAGGGTGGCCATGAGGGGACCCTGCCTGTGTCTGTGGGACTCCTGAGTGCCTTTCACTGTCACTGGACTCACTGACACTGGATTCTCTTCTCCCAGTCCTACTGGATTCTGACCTGGTGGCCTGTCCATGACCAGACAGTGCATGTCTAGTGGTGTCTCTTTGCTGTCTGTGAGTAGTTTCTGGTCTTCCTTCCCGGGTGGATCCCGACTCTCCATGTTGAGATCCAGCCTGGCCATGAggggactctgtgtgtgtctgtgggactCCTGAGTGTGTTTCCGTGTTACTGGATTCACTGAAGCTAGATCCCGTTCTTCGGGCCCTACTGGATTGTGTCCTAGTGGCCTGTCCATGACCAGACTGGGCATGTCTAGTGGAGTCTCCTTGCTGTCTGTGAGTTGTTCCCTGTCTCCCTTTCAGTGTGGATCTTGACTCTCCCTGTTGGAATCCAGGGTGGCCATGAGGGGACCCTGCCTGTGTCTGTGGGACTCCTGAGTGCCTTTCACTGTCACTGGACTCACTGACACTGGATTCTCTTCTCCCAGTCCTACTGGATTCTGACCTGGTGGCTTGTCCATGCCCAGACTGGGTATGTCTAGTGGTGTCTCCTGCCTGTCTCTGAGTAGTTTCTGGTCTTCCTTCCTGGGTGGATCCCGACTCTCCATGGTGAGATCCAGCATGGCCCTGAGGGGaccctgcctgtgtgtgtgggaCTCCTGAGTGCCTTTCACTGTCACTGGGCTCACTGACACTGGATTCTCTTCTCCCAGTCCTACTGGATTCTGACTTGGTGGCTTGTCCATGCCCAGACTGGGTATGTCTAGTGGTGTCTCCTGCCTGTCTGTGAGtagttctctgtcttccttcctgggTGGATCCCGACTCTCCATGTTGAAATCCAGCATGGCCATGAGGGGaccctgcctgtgtgtgtgggaCTCCTGAGTGCCTTTCACTGTCACTGGACTCACTGACACTGGATTCTCTTCTCCCAGTCCTACTGGATTCTGACCTGGTGGCTTGTCCATGCCCAGACTGGGTATGTCTAGTGGTGTCTCCTGCCTGTCTGTGAGTAgttccctgtcttccttcccGGGTGGATCCCGACTCTCCATGTTGAGATCCAGCCTGGCCATGAggggactctgtgtgtgtctgtgggactCCTGAGTGTCTTTCCCTGTCACTCGATTCACTGGCACTGGATCTGCTTCTTTGGGTCCTGCTAGATTCTGTCCTGGTGGCCTGTCCAAGACCAGAATGAGCTTGTCTAGTGGTGTCTCCTTGCTGTCTGTGAGTAGTTTCTGGTCTTCCTTCCCGGGTGGATCCCGACTCTCCATGTTGAGATCCAGCATGGCCATGAGGGGACCCTGCCTCTGTCTGTGGGACTCCTGAATGCCTTCCCCTGTCACTGGACTCACTGCTCCTAGATCCTGTTCTTCGTGTCCTGCTGGATTCTGACCTGGTGGCCTGTCCATGACCAGACAGTGTATGTCTAGTGGTGTCTCTTTGCTGTCTGTGAGTAGTACCCTGTTTTCCTTCACGGGTGGATCCTGACTCTTCATGCTGAGATCCAGCCTGGCCATGAggggactctgtgtgtgtctgtgggagtcCTGAGTGCCTTTCCCTGTCACTTGATTCACTGACACTGGATCTGCTTCTTTGGGTCCTGCTAGCTTTTGTCCTGGTGGCCTGTCCATGACCAGAATAAGGTTGGCTAGTGGTGTCTCCTTGCTTTCTGTGAGTAGTTTCCCATCTTCCTTCATGGGTGGATCCTGACTCTCCCTGTTGGAATCCAGGGTGGCCATGAGGGGATCCTGCCTTTGTCTGTGGGACTCCTGAGTGCCTTTCATTGTCACTGGACTCACTGACACTGGATTCTCTTCTTCCAGTCCTGCTGGATTCTGACCTGGTGGCTTGTCCAGTCCCAGACTGGGTATGTCTAGTGGTGTCTCCTGCCTGTCTGTGAGTagttgtctgtctctcttcctggGTGGATCTCGACTCTCCATGTTGAGATCCAGCATGGCCATGAGGGGaccctgtctgtgtctgtggGACTCCTGAAAGCCTTCCCCTGTCACTGGACTCACTGCTGCTAGATCCCGTTTTTCGGGTCCTACTGGATTCTGTCCTGGTGGCCTGTCCATGGCCAGAATGGGCATGTCTTGTGTTGTCTCCTACCTGTCTCTGAGTCGATCTTTCATTTTTACCTGTGGGAATTCCTCCTGATTTTTCATGGTCATTTTCATAATGCTCCCGGGTAGTTGCTGAATATGTCTCCCATTTATCTGTCTGGGCTTGACTGTCATTTTTGTGGTTATGTTTCGTGCCCTGTGTTGTAGAAGTCCTTCTTTCCTGACTTGCTCCTTGCCTTTGTTGGCTATGTCCATGAATGCTCTCATGATCTTCAGTCTCTTTTGCTGTTGTACTGTGTCTCTTGTTTCTCTCATTATCCCTCTGAGTAGTTTTCTTTGGGCCTGTTTCTCTTATCTGAGTGTGGGCTGAATCTGATATGGGTCTTCCATGTTTTGGACCTTCTTTTCCTGAACTAGTGTGAGAGCTTTCTTTTCCCCTTACCCTAGATTCATGTTGTTCATATCCAGAAGATTCCCCTGAGCTAAACCCATGTTGATCATAAGTAGAAGACTGACTTGTGCTAGCATGTTGATCAGGGTTAGAGGACTTTCCTGAGCAGGATCCTTGGCCAAAATTGGAGGATTGCACTGAAGTGGAACAATGTTGACCACAGCTAGACTGACCTGATCTAGACTCATGTTGTCCAAAGCCAGAagaatgacctgagccagtccCAAAGCTAGGGGACTGATGTGAGCTAGATCCATGTCCAGAGCCCGAGGATTGACCTGTCCCAGACCCATGTTGTCCAGAGCTAGAAAATGGACCTGCACCAGACCCTTGTTGTTCAAAGGCAGAGGACTGACTTGAGCCAGACCCATGTTGACCAAAGCCAGAGGATTGGCCTGAGCCAGACCCATGCTGTCCAAAACTAGAGgaatgacctgagccagaccCATATTGGCCAAAGCCAGAAGACTGACGTGAGCTGGATCCATGTTGTCCATAGCCAGAGGTCTGACCTGAACCAGACCCATGCTGGCCAAAGCCAGAGGACTGTCTTGAGCTAGACCCATGTTGTCCAAAACTAGAGGACTGACCTGAGCCAGACCCATGTTGTCCAAATCCAGAGGACTGGCTTGAGCCAGACCCATGCTGGCCAAAGCCAGAGGACTGGCCTGAACCAGAGCCATATTGTCCAAAaccagaggactgacctgagccAGACCCATATTGTTCAAAaccagaggactgacctgagccAGACTCATGTTGTCCAAAGCCAGAGGATTGGCTTGAGCCAGACCCATGTTGGCCAAAACCAGAggattgacctgagccaaacccatgTTGGCCAAAACCAGAGGATTGACCTGAGCCAGACCCATGTTGGCCAAAGCTGGAGGACTGACTTGATCCAGACCCATACTGACCAAAgccagaggactgacctgagctGGATCCATGCTGGCCAAAACCAGAggattgacctgagccaaacccatgTTGGCCAAAACCAGAGGATTGACCTGAGCCAGACCCATGTTGGCCAAAGCTGGAGGACTGACTTGATCCAGACCCATACTGACCAAAGCCAGGGGACTGACCTGAGCTGGATCCATGGTGGCCAAAGCCAGAGGATGGTCCTGAACTAGACCCATGCTGACCAAAGCCAGAGGATTGTCCTGAGCTTGACCCATGTTGTCCAAAACCAGAGGATTGACCTGATCCTGACCCATGTTGTCCAAAGCCAGAGGTCTGACATGAGCCagacccatgttgttcaaagccAGAGGACTGGCATGAGCCAGAGCCATGTCCAAAGCCAGAGGAGTGACATGAGCCAGATCCATGTTGTCCACATTTAGAAAATTCCTTTGAACCAGACCCTTTTTGATGAGAGTTTGAAAAGTGTCCACAAGAACCAGATCCATGTTGACCATAACTAGAAGACTGACTTGTTCCAGACCCATATTGGTCACAGCAAGAGGACTGACTTGAACCTGTTCTCTGTTGTCTTCCACAGTTCTGTGTCTGACCACATGCTCTAGATCCGTATCCTCTTTGACTAGAAGACTGACTACAGAAGCTAGGCTCATGTTGACCACATCCAGAGGACTGACCTCCCGAGATACATCCACGATCTTGTCTTCCACTACTTCCTGTTTGATAACCTGACTGAGTGCAGCTAGATTGATTTCCTTGCCCTCCAAATCTACCTTCCTGACAGGAACTAGAAGTATTTTGTGGACTTCCACACCCACCCGAATTGCTGGAACCACATCCATAGCTTTGTCTTCCACTGTTTTCTGAACCTTTAGAGCTAGACCCAAGCTTTTGTCCTCCACTATTTCTTGACTGAGTAGAGTTTG
The window above is part of the Prionailurus bengalensis isolate Pbe53 chromosome C1, Fcat_Pben_1.1_paternal_pri, whole genome shotgun sequence genome. Proteins encoded here:
- the LOC122481196 gene encoding filaggrin-2-like isoform X3, translating into MTDLLRSVVTVIDVFYKYTNQDGECGTLSKDELKELLEKEFRPILKNPDDPDTVDVIMHMLDRDHDRRLDFTEFLLMVFKLAMACNKVLSKEYCKASGSKKHRRGHRHHKEESETEEDEEDAPEQKSGYRHSNWREGEEYGYGSEGLRRSVKHRRGSNSRKLGRQGGLSSSENQEKSEKRHRGSGHSWNSDKERHGSSSGELGDRRNKSHVSPTRESGKEYESESGSGSKSERRKSHGGLSHRLDAGGHESNSTQSRNSGGQKLGSSSKGSENSGRQSYGCGSSNSGGCGSPQNTSSSCQEGRFGGQGNQSSCTQSGYQTGSSGRQDRGCISGGQSSGCGQHEPSFCSQSSSQRGYGSRACGQTQNCGRQQRTGSSQSSCCDQYGSGTSQSSSYGQHGSGSCGHFSNSHQKGSGSKEFSKCGQHGSGSCHSSGFGHGSGSCQSSGFEQHGSGSCQTSGFGQHGSGSGQSSGFGQHGSSSGQSSGFGQHGSSSGPSSGFGHHGSSSGQSPGFGQYGSGSSQSSSFGQHGSGSGQSSGFGQHGFGSGQSSGFGQHGSSSGQSSGFGQYGSGSSQSSSFGQHGSGSGQSSGFGQHGFGSGQSSGFGQHGSGSSQSSGFGQHESGSGQSSGFEQYGSGSGQSSGFGQYGSGSGQSSGFGQHGSGSSQSSGFGQHGSGSSQSSAFEQQGSGAGPFSSSGQHGSGTGQSSGSGHGSSSHQSPSFGTGSGHSSGFGQHESRSGQSSCGQHCSTSVQSSNFGQGSCSGKSSNPDQHASTSQSSTYDQHGFSSGESSGYEQHESRVRGKESSHTSSGKEGPKHGRPISDSAHTQIRETGPKKTTQRDNERNKRHSTTAKETEDHESIHGHSQQRQGASQERRTSTTQGTKHNHKNDSQAQTDKWETYSATTREHYENDHEKSGGIPTGKNERSTQRQVGDNTRHAHSGHGQATRTESSRTRKTGSSSSESSDRGRLSGVPQTQTGSPHGHAGSQHGESGSTREGRPETTHRQQGDTTRQAHSGLGQATRTEPSRTQRSRSSASELSDRERHSGLPQTHTESPHGQAGSQHGELGSTREGRQRTTHRQAGDTTRHTQSGHGQATRSESSRTGRRESSVSESSDNERHSGVPQTQAGSPHGHPGFQQGESRSTLKGRQGTTHRQVEDSTRHAQSGHGQATRTESSRARRTGSSISESSDTETHSGVPQTNTASAHGHAGSQHGELGSSREGKQGTTHRQQDDTTRHAHSGHGQATRTESSRTQKTRSSSSESSHRGRLSGVPQTQTGSPHGHAGSQHGESRSTQEGRQTTTHRQAGDTTRHTQATHGQATRSESSRTGRRESSVSESSDSERHSGVPQTQAGSPHGHPGFQQGESASTHEGRQETTHGQQVDTSRHTLSGHAQATRTESSRMGRTGSRSSESRDRGRPSGVPQTQAGSPHGHAGSQHGESGSTREGRQGTTHRQARDTTRHSQSTHGQATRSESSSTGRRESSINESSERPSGVPQTHTASPHGHAGSQLRESTSTHEGRLGTTRPQTGDTTGPAQSGHGQATSAESRWTGRKGSSVSESSDTERHSGVSQGHSVSSHRHFGSIPQNTVSNTTRRHGSSTEESGDSSKHSIIEQGKTSIHKQPSSRRSGVQASSHRHVGDKSTFSGSAQGHTTSSRGQLGIGTTEQGGSSHTQSHDTHRHTSDSISKHSHSSHHQSRVSHSQSQLSGRQRHGSGQGWKHGSYGSAEYDYGQSGYGPSGGSRTSSHNSSPLRSTERAANNQVSTHGQLISGYDHTGSKATEITERQGSSHGQSVDSHNQSASSVTRRQGSSHGHSVVSHEPSSDTHVQSGRWQSSNHSIFSHGQSISAHCHSKSGSTLRQGSHSGNKGNSKDWGKQIHESSGSTHGQSEFNNISMHESSQEHLGDTSSHEKIRSSISLVRQGSSNRQSVDIQGQHGFSTNERQVYSHDQSSDSYEQSSDSRSRRQGFISSHSLNRQDPTGTKKYGYRHSSSSKTIWSGEKQKQGPTSSLLGSISIYSQDVDNMHTRNSEARGCHKRERTESGSFYLEGNTPLYEYVQEQRYYYFE